From the Hyphomicrobium sp. ghe19 genome, one window contains:
- the bamA gene encoding outer membrane protein assembly factor BamA yields MQKFKIILAGLRLVLALLVLSPMVAMGDAAWISGAASAQSVIKNIEVVGNRRVEPETVRSYLQFSAGDAYNASKIDASIKALFGTGLFADVSMDYKGSTVVITVKENPVINQVAFEGNSEVDTATLTGEVQLKPRSVFTRAKAQGDVQRILDVYRRQGRFAASVEPKIIQLEQDRVNLVFEIDEGNATKVKGINFVGNHAFSDSQLRDVISTTQVGWFDFLKGTSIYDPDRMNLDRELVRQYYLKNGYPDATVTAANAEIDPDGSGFLITFAIDEGQPYTFGAINVESSLPDIDGSSLTSDLLTQSGTVYDASQIDKTSERLTLSIADKGYAFARVRPRPIPDAASHTIAITYVVDEGPRVYIERINVIGNSRTKDFVIRREFRLAEGDAFNSLMVDRAKKRLQSLGLFKNVDVKRRPGSAPDRVVLDVVVEEQSTGELSFGAGYSTSEGVIGDVSITERNLFGNGQFVRLKLAGSFERLQADFSFTEPRFLDRNLSAGFDLFYKQLDYTQQSGFEQKKMGGAVRLGFPIAENLWMQTAYSISRDEIFDVSNDASAAIKEACGATNFALNTTPDCKDSGYWTSLIGTTISYDKRNNAQNPNRGYYIEVANDFAGLGGDAQYWRVNAEGRFYYPITDKITFVGRAIGGVIQGWGGEDVRLLDTFFKGGETVRGFDRSGYGPRDIGPGSPNSDALGGQKYWAATAEVRFPIPYVPDDLGISAAVFADAGSLWDATAGAKRAIASVGTDTLADSDSVRSSVGGSLMWNSPVGPLRMDFAKVLTKQAYDETQFFRFGAQTKF; encoded by the coding sequence ATGCAGAAATTTAAGATCATCTTGGCGGGACTGCGCCTTGTTTTGGCGCTTCTAGTTCTCTCGCCGATGGTCGCCATGGGTGATGCCGCCTGGATTTCAGGTGCTGCGTCTGCCCAAAGCGTGATCAAGAACATCGAAGTCGTCGGTAATCGGCGCGTCGAACCTGAAACCGTGCGCTCGTACCTGCAGTTCAGTGCGGGCGATGCATACAATGCCTCCAAGATCGATGCGTCGATCAAGGCCCTGTTCGGGACCGGCCTCTTCGCCGACGTCTCGATGGACTACAAGGGCTCGACCGTCGTCATCACGGTCAAAGAAAATCCGGTCATCAACCAGGTTGCCTTCGAAGGCAACAGCGAGGTCGACACCGCGACCTTGACGGGTGAAGTCCAGCTGAAGCCGCGCTCCGTCTTCACCCGCGCCAAGGCGCAGGGCGACGTGCAGCGTATTCTGGACGTCTACCGCAGGCAGGGCCGCTTCGCTGCCAGCGTCGAGCCGAAAATCATTCAGCTCGAGCAAGACCGCGTGAACCTCGTCTTCGAAATCGACGAAGGCAACGCGACCAAGGTTAAGGGCATCAACTTCGTGGGCAACCACGCATTCTCCGATAGCCAGCTCCGCGACGTCATCTCGACGACGCAGGTCGGCTGGTTCGACTTCCTGAAGGGCACGTCGATCTACGATCCCGATCGTATGAATCTCGATCGCGAGCTCGTCCGTCAGTACTATCTCAAGAACGGCTATCCCGACGCGACCGTCACGGCCGCGAATGCTGAAATCGATCCCGATGGTTCGGGCTTCCTGATCACGTTCGCGATCGACGAAGGCCAGCCATATACCTTCGGTGCGATCAACGTCGAAAGCTCTCTGCCGGATATCGACGGCAGCTCGCTCACGTCAGATCTGCTGACGCAAAGCGGCACGGTCTACGACGCCTCTCAGATCGACAAGACGTCCGAGCGGCTGACGCTCAGCATCGCGGATAAGGGCTATGCCTTTGCGCGCGTTCGTCCGCGCCCGATCCCGGATGCCGCGAGCCACACGATCGCGATCACCTACGTCGTTGACGAAGGCCCGCGCGTTTACATCGAGCGCATCAACGTCATCGGCAACTCGCGTACCAAAGACTTCGTCATCCGTCGCGAATTCCGTTTGGCTGAAGGCGACGCCTTCAACAGCCTCATGGTCGACCGCGCGAAGAAGCGATTGCAGTCGCTCGGCTTGTTCAAGAACGTCGACGTCAAGCGGCGTCCCGGATCGGCACCCGATCGCGTCGTTCTCGACGTGGTTGTTGAAGAACAGTCGACAGGCGAACTCTCGTTCGGCGCCGGCTATTCGACGAGTGAAGGCGTGATCGGCGACGTGTCGATCACCGAGCGCAACCTGTTCGGCAACGGCCAGTTCGTTCGACTGAAACTCGCAGGCTCCTTCGAGCGGTTGCAGGCGGACTTCTCGTTCACCGAGCCGCGCTTCCTCGACCGCAACCTCTCTGCTGGCTTCGATCTCTTCTATAAGCAGCTCGACTACACGCAGCAGTCCGGCTTCGAACAGAAGAAGATGGGCGGCGCTGTCCGTCTCGGCTTCCCGATCGCAGAAAACCTTTGGATGCAGACGGCCTACTCGATCTCGCGCGACGAAATCTTCGACGTCTCCAACGACGCTTCTGCTGCGATCAAGGAAGCTTGCGGCGCGACTAATTTCGCACTTAATACTACTCCCGACTGCAAAGACAGCGGCTACTGGACGTCGCTAATCGGCACCACGATCAGCTACGACAAGCGTAACAACGCGCAGAACCCGAACCGCGGCTATTACATCGAGGTCGCCAACGACTTCGCCGGCCTCGGTGGCGACGCTCAGTACTGGCGCGTCAATGCTGAAGGTCGCTTCTATTACCCCATCACCGACAAGATCACCTTTGTCGGCCGCGCCATCGGCGGCGTGATCCAAGGCTGGGGCGGCGAAGACGTTCGGCTACTGGACACCTTCTTCAAGGGCGGCGAAACGGTCCGCGGCTTTGACCGCTCGGGCTATGGCCCGCGTGACATCGGTCCAGGTTCGCCGAATTCGGATGCGCTTGGCGGCCAGAAGTACTGGGCTGCGACTGCTGAAGTCCGCTTCCCGATCCCTTACGTGCCTGACGATCTCGGCATCAGCGCCGCCGTCTTCGCCGACGCCGGTTCGCTGTGGGACGCGACGGCAGGTGCAAAGCGTGCAATCGCGTCGGTTGGCACGGACACGTTGGCTGACAGCGACTCCGTCCGTTCGTCGGTCGGCGGCAGCTTGATGTGGAACTCGCCCGTCGGCCCGCTGCGTATGGACTTCGCGAAGGTCCTGACGAAGCAGGCTTACGACGAGACGCAGTTCTTCCGCTTCGGCGCCCAGACGAAGTTCTAA
- a CDS encoding isoprenyl transferase, with product MAPAAKPTDDGSGVLVPPRHVAIIMDGNGRWARERGLPRALGHRQGVEAVRRAVRAAIELKITYLTIFSFSSENWNRPVEEVDDLMGLMKRFIRRDLAELHEAGVCIRVIGQRQHVDNELTTLIDEAVELTRGNDVLTLVIAFNYGSRTEIAGAARKLAEQVAAGELDPSEITVERIANALDTSGIPDPDLLIRTSGEMRLSNFLLWQTAYSEFVFLDCYWPDFDKAAFEVALAEFRSRERRFGGLSKRSTA from the coding sequence GTGGCGCCAGCAGCTAAGCCTACCGACGATGGGTCCGGCGTACTGGTCCCGCCGCGTCACGTCGCGATCATCATGGACGGAAACGGGCGGTGGGCGCGGGAGCGCGGGCTGCCGAGAGCGTTGGGCCATCGCCAGGGCGTCGAGGCCGTTCGCCGCGCCGTCCGTGCAGCGATCGAACTCAAAATCACTTACCTGACGATCTTCAGCTTCTCCTCCGAGAACTGGAACCGGCCGGTCGAAGAGGTCGACGATCTCATGGGGCTGATGAAGCGCTTCATCCGCCGCGATCTTGCCGAACTGCATGAGGCGGGCGTCTGCATTCGCGTCATCGGCCAGCGGCAGCACGTTGACAACGAGCTGACGACTTTGATCGACGAAGCCGTCGAGCTGACCCGCGGCAACGATGTTTTGACGCTCGTCATCGCCTTCAATTACGGCTCTCGCACCGAGATCGCGGGAGCGGCGCGAAAACTCGCCGAGCAAGTTGCGGCGGGCGAACTCGATCCGTCCGAGATCACCGTCGAGCGCATCGCCAACGCCCTCGATACGTCCGGCATTCCCGATCCCGACCTGTTGATCCGGACGTCGGGCGAAATGCGGCTTTCCAACTTCTTGCTGTGGCAGACGGCGTATTCGGAATTTGTGTTTTTGGACTGCTATTGGCCGGATTTCGACAAGGCCGCGTTCGAAGTCGCCCTCGCAGAATTTCGCTCGCGCGAACGTCGCTTCGGCGGCCTGTCCAAACGCTCGACAGCTTGA
- the rseP gene encoding RIP metalloprotease RseP: MEFLTSLAGGIWQYGIMFLLVLTLVVFIHELGHFLVARWCGVTVKTFSIGFGPEIFGFYDKHGTRWRFAWIPLGGYVKFIDDENASSFGGEKQLKPAERAGAFHSKSVGARAAVVAAGPIANFLLAIVLYSAINATVGIRILPPLVDAVVANSPAERAGFKSGDTILAIDGTKIDKFDDLQRIVGSSAGEELKFTVQRGGDTITLNATPNVDEQKDAMGRTFRRGLIGIQRAISPDKVKTVQVSLPEAVALGVSETYVNLTQTIAGLRDIVTRRQSAEQMGGPIMMAEVTAKVAELGIEPMLRWIAFISANIGFLNLLPIPVLDGGHLMFYAFEAIRRKPASERLQQMGFQVGLALLMMLMVFVNFNDILNVWRRLVGNG, translated from the coding sequence ATGGAATTTTTGACGTCGCTCGCAGGTGGGATCTGGCAATACGGGATCATGTTCCTCCTGGTGCTGACGCTCGTCGTTTTCATCCACGAGCTGGGGCATTTTCTGGTGGCCCGCTGGTGCGGCGTCACTGTTAAAACCTTCTCTATCGGGTTCGGGCCTGAAATCTTTGGCTTTTACGACAAGCACGGAACGCGCTGGCGCTTCGCGTGGATTCCCCTCGGTGGCTACGTCAAGTTCATCGACGACGAAAACGCGTCGTCTTTCGGCGGCGAGAAGCAGCTGAAGCCGGCCGAGCGGGCAGGGGCGTTTCACTCGAAATCCGTTGGCGCACGCGCAGCTGTCGTCGCGGCCGGACCGATCGCCAACTTCCTCCTGGCGATTGTGCTCTATTCGGCAATCAACGCCACGGTCGGCATCCGCATTTTGCCGCCGCTCGTTGACGCCGTCGTCGCCAATTCTCCGGCCGAGCGGGCGGGCTTCAAGTCGGGCGACACGATCCTCGCGATCGACGGAACCAAAATCGATAAGTTCGACGACCTCCAGCGCATCGTGGGCTCGAGCGCCGGCGAAGAACTGAAGTTTACCGTGCAACGCGGCGGCGACACGATTACGCTCAATGCGACGCCAAACGTTGACGAGCAAAAAGATGCGATGGGCCGGACGTTTAGGCGTGGTCTCATCGGCATTCAGCGCGCCATTTCCCCGGACAAGGTCAAAACCGTCCAGGTCAGCCTGCCGGAAGCGGTAGCTCTCGGCGTTTCGGAAACCTATGTCAATTTAACGCAGACGATTGCCGGTCTGCGGGACATCGTCACGCGTCGCCAGTCTGCCGAGCAAATGGGCGGTCCGATCATGATGGCCGAGGTGACGGCCAAGGTCGCCGAGCTTGGAATTGAGCCGATGCTGCGGTGGATCGCCTTCATCTCGGCAAACATTGGCTTCCTGAATCTGCTGCCGATTCCCGTCCTCGACGGTGGTCACCTTATGTTCTACGCGTTCGAGGCGATCCGCAGAAAGCCCGCGAGCGAACGCCTTCAGCAGATGGGCTTCCAGGTCGGTTTGGCGTTGCTGATGATGTTGATGGTTTTCGTCAATTTCAACGACATTTTGAACGTTTGGCGACGTTTGGTCGGCAACGGCTGA
- a CDS encoding phosphatidate cytidylyltransferase, translating into MPADNPDNQRPFLGAVLDFIPQELRLRIASGAAIAVVAFAMLYWSPAAFAVLTFLIAAAMSWEWGRIVRGEMPDAALVVHMIAVFIVAVLVTTDMAGLSVLTAVLGAAVVAALAIGSGRARLSGAGVMYTALPVVALVWLRSDEPLGFLATLFVLIAVAVTDIAAYVSGRTIGGPKLWPAISPNKTWSGLLGGITAAGVAGLLFSFFTGSGTPLWLAGLGLATGLVAQCGDLAESALKRHFGLKDSGGLIPGHGGFMDRMDGIVTASVLAALIGLAIDAYAPARALLYGS; encoded by the coding sequence ATGCCGGCCGATAATCCCGACAATCAACGGCCGTTTCTCGGAGCAGTGCTCGATTTCATTCCGCAAGAGTTGAGGCTGCGCATCGCGTCGGGCGCCGCTATCGCTGTCGTTGCATTCGCCATGCTCTATTGGAGCCCCGCCGCCTTCGCCGTGCTGACGTTTCTGATCGCGGCGGCGATGAGCTGGGAGTGGGGCCGGATCGTTCGAGGCGAAATGCCGGACGCCGCACTCGTAGTCCACATGATCGCGGTTTTTATCGTGGCTGTCCTCGTGACCACAGATATGGCCGGCCTGAGTGTCCTGACGGCAGTCCTTGGCGCTGCCGTCGTTGCGGCCCTGGCGATAGGATCCGGCCGGGCGCGGCTCTCTGGTGCCGGCGTGATGTACACGGCGCTGCCGGTCGTTGCGCTCGTTTGGCTGAGATCGGACGAACCTTTGGGATTTCTTGCAACGCTGTTCGTTTTGATCGCCGTCGCGGTGACCGATATCGCAGCCTATGTCTCGGGGCGGACGATCGGCGGACCGAAGCTCTGGCCGGCGATTTCCCCGAACAAGACCTGGTCGGGCCTTCTGGGCGGCATCACGGCCGCGGGGGTTGCTGGCCTGCTTTTTTCGTTTTTCACCGGTTCCGGCACGCCGCTTTGGCTCGCGGGCCTCGGTCTTGCCACAGGATTGGTGGCGCAGTGTGGTGACCTGGCGGAATCGGCCTTGAAGCGGCACTTCGGATTGAAGGACTCGGGCGGCTTGATACCCGGCCACGGCGGGTTCATGGATCGCATGGACGGCATCGTGACCGCGAGCGTCCTTGCGGCCCTGATCGGCCTTGCGATTGATGCCTATGCGCCGGCGCGCGCTCTTCTTTACGGGTCATAA
- the tsf gene encoding translation elongation factor Ts has protein sequence MTTITAADVKKLRDMTGAGMMDCKTALTETNGDIEAAVDWLRKKGLSKAAKKSGRVAADGLIGIVAKGREGAVVEVNSETDFVARNEQFQTLVREVTALAPAAKGDLKTLLAATYPGSKNTVETTIQEAVATIGENMTVRRTAALAVKEGVVADYVHNRVADGLGKIGVLVALESAGDEPTLFELARMIAMHVAAASPVALDISEVPAEVIEREKAILADKNQGKKPDVLEKIISGGIKAFGKENCLLEQQYIHDTTKTVAQAVKEAEGKAGAPIKVAGFVRFALGEGIDKKEEDFGEEVRKLASGG, from the coding sequence ATGACGACGATCACCGCTGCAGATGTGAAGAAGCTGCGCGATATGACCGGCGCCGGCATGATGGATTGCAAAACGGCGCTGACCGAGACGAACGGCGATATCGAAGCAGCTGTCGATTGGCTGCGCAAGAAGGGCCTCTCGAAGGCCGCGAAGAAGTCCGGCCGCGTTGCCGCCGATGGCCTCATCGGTATCGTCGCGAAGGGCCGTGAAGGCGCCGTTGTCGAGGTGAACTCGGAGACGGACTTCGTTGCCCGTAACGAGCAGTTCCAGACGCTCGTCCGCGAGGTCACTGCGCTGGCTCCGGCCGCGAAGGGCGATCTCAAGACGCTTCTGGCTGCAACCTATCCCGGCAGCAAGAACACCGTTGAAACGACGATCCAGGAAGCAGTCGCGACGATCGGCGAGAACATGACCGTTCGCCGGACGGCAGCACTTGCCGTCAAGGAAGGCGTCGTCGCCGACTACGTTCATAACCGCGTGGCCGATGGCCTCGGCAAGATCGGCGTTCTCGTCGCTCTCGAAAGTGCCGGTGACGAGCCGACGCTGTTCGAATTGGCGCGCATGATCGCGATGCACGTCGCAGCCGCAAGCCCCGTCGCACTCGACATTTCCGAAGTGCCGGCCGAAGTGATCGAGCGCGAGAAGGCTATTCTCGCCGACAAGAACCAGGGCAAGAAGCCCGACGTTCTCGAGAAGATCATCTCCGGCGGCATCAAGGCGTTCGGCAAGGAAAACTGCCTGCTCGAGCAGCAGTACATCCACGACACCACCAAGACGGTCGCGCAGGCCGTCAAGGAAGCCGAGGGCAAAGCCGGTGCACCGATCAAGGTCGCAGGCTTCGTCCGCTTCGCGCTCGGTGAAGGCATCGACAAGAAGGAAGAAGACTTCGGCGAGGAAGTCCGCAAGCTCGCAAGCGGCGGCTGA
- a CDS encoding 1-deoxy-D-xylulose-5-phosphate reductoisomerase has product MAVTTSVPYRLPEKASAARLGSPAASRVMRLTVLGATGSIGTSTLDLVGRTPERFEIVALTAQSNAQELANLARLHKAKLAVIGDESRLGELRDALAGTGIRTAGGASALVEAALEPADCVMAAIVGAAGLQPTFAAASQGSRVALANKECLVSAGHVFTAAVARSGAELLPVDSEHSAAFQALAGADPGSIEKIVLTASGGPFRTWTREQIAAATPEQALKHPNWSMGAKITIDSASLMNKGLELIEAFHLFPVSVDALDCIVHPQSIVHCLVSYVDGSVLAQMAAPDMRTPIAVALAWPDRMIAPTEKLDLARLATLTFEPPDETRFPALRVARAAMRRGDTAPAVLNAANEIAVKAFLDRRIKFLDIAALVEETLEAAERQGAICPAETLDDILAVDELARYLSEDKLSGY; this is encoded by the coding sequence ATGGCAGTGACAACGAGCGTTCCTTACCGGTTGCCTGAGAAAGCGTCAGCGGCTCGTCTTGGTTCGCCCGCCGCGTCCCGGGTTATGCGACTGACAGTTCTGGGCGCCACAGGGTCCATCGGAACGAGCACGCTCGATCTCGTCGGCCGCACGCCCGAGCGCTTCGAGATCGTTGCTCTGACCGCGCAATCGAACGCCCAGGAACTGGCGAACCTCGCCCGACTTCACAAAGCCAAGCTCGCGGTCATCGGCGACGAAAGCCGCTTGGGCGAGCTCAGAGATGCCCTCGCGGGAACCGGCATTCGGACAGCGGGCGGCGCCTCGGCGCTCGTGGAAGCGGCTCTGGAGCCCGCCGATTGCGTCATGGCGGCGATCGTCGGCGCGGCCGGGCTGCAGCCGACATTTGCAGCCGCGTCCCAGGGCTCCCGCGTCGCACTCGCAAACAAGGAATGTCTCGTTTCCGCCGGCCACGTCTTCACTGCGGCGGTCGCGCGCTCCGGCGCTGAGCTTTTGCCCGTCGACAGCGAACATTCCGCAGCCTTCCAGGCGTTGGCCGGAGCCGACCCCGGCTCGATCGAGAAGATCGTTCTGACGGCGTCGGGCGGACCCTTTCGAACGTGGACCCGCGAACAGATCGCGGCGGCAACGCCCGAGCAGGCTCTGAAGCATCCCAACTGGTCGATGGGCGCAAAAATCACGATTGACAGCGCCAGCCTGATGAACAAGGGCCTCGAGCTGATCGAGGCATTTCACCTCTTCCCCGTCTCGGTCGATGCGCTCGATTGCATCGTGCACCCCCAATCGATCGTTCATTGCCTTGTGAGCTACGTCGACGGCTCGGTGCTGGCCCAGATGGCCGCGCCCGACATGCGCACCCCCATCGCCGTCGCATTGGCATGGCCCGACCGGATGATCGCGCCGACTGAAAAGCTCGATCTCGCCCGTCTCGCAACGTTGACGTTCGAGCCACCCGATGAAACCCGTTTTCCGGCGCTCCGCGTCGCCCGCGCAGCGATGCGGCGAGGCGACACGGCCCCCGCGGTACTGAATGCCGCAAACGAGATCGCCGTTAAGGCTTTTCTGGACCGCCGGATCAAGTTTTTGGACATCGCCGCCCTCGTCGAAGAGACGCTCGAGGCGGCGGAGCGGCAGGGTGCCATTTGCCCTGCAGAAACACTGGACGATATACTGGCCGTGGACGAGCTCGCTCGCTATCTGTCGGAAGACAAACTCAGTGGCTATTAG
- the pyrH gene encoding UMP kinase yields MPMPGAQGLKYKRLLVKLSGEALMGSQPYGIDMGVADRLSNDISAAVAEGAEIAIVVGGGNIFRGLSGAAKGMDRATADYMGMLATVMNALALQNSLDHRGVQARVLSAIPMPTVCESYVRPKALSYLGRGNVVIFAAGTGNPFFTTDTAAVLRGIEMNCNAVLKATQVDGVYSADPKKHKDAVRYDQLTYSEVLAKDLKVMDGAAIALARDNGLPLIVVSIDEPGNLLKALRGEARQTLIEGAG; encoded by the coding sequence ATGCCGATGCCTGGAGCGCAGGGTCTTAAATACAAGCGGCTGCTGGTGAAGCTTTCCGGCGAAGCTCTGATGGGCTCGCAGCCCTATGGCATCGACATGGGCGTCGCCGACCGCTTGTCGAACGATATCTCCGCCGCCGTGGCCGAAGGCGCCGAGATCGCGATCGTCGTAGGCGGCGGCAACATCTTCCGGGGCCTGAGCGGTGCGGCCAAGGGGATGGACCGCGCCACGGCCGATTACATGGGCATGCTCGCGACCGTGATGAACGCGCTCGCGCTTCAGAATTCGCTCGATCATCGCGGCGTCCAGGCTCGCGTCCTCTCGGCAATTCCGATGCCGACGGTCTGCGAAAGCTACGTTCGCCCGAAGGCCCTGTCGTACCTCGGCCGGGGCAACGTCGTGATATTCGCAGCCGGCACCGGGAACCCCTTTTTCACGACCGATACGGCAGCCGTTCTGCGTGGCATTGAGATGAACTGTAATGCGGTCCTGAAGGCGACGCAGGTCGATGGCGTCTATTCGGCCGACCCGAAGAAGCACAAGGACGCAGTCCGCTACGACCAGCTGACCTATTCGGAGGTTTTGGCCAAGGATCTCAAAGTGATGGATGGTGCGGCCATTGCCCTTGCCCGAGATAACGGACTTCCGCTAATTGTGGTTTCAATCGACGAACCGGGAAATCTCTTGAAAGCTCTGCGCGGAGAAGCTCGCCAGACCCTTATCGAGGGAGCCGGCTGA
- a CDS encoding 30S ribosomal protein S2: MALPAFNMRQLLEAGVHFGHQAHRWNPKMAPFIYGSRNKIHILDLTQTVPLLHQALLKVSDTVAGGGRVLFVATKRQASEGIADAAKRSAQYFINHRWLGGTLTNWKTVSQSIRRLRQLDEILADPQGRTKKEILNLTRERDKLNQSLGGIKDMGGTPDLLVVIDTNKEAIAIQEARKLGIPIVAIVDTNCDPDGVDYPVPGNDDAGRAITLYCDLMARAALDGLERSQGSSGVDIGASETPPAEELPKVVFKGIEAPRGEADDLKRITGINPKVEQRLNDAGVYHFWQIADLTPDYVESLDRQLKLRGQIAKEDWVAQAKKLVEAATV; encoded by the coding sequence ATGGCACTTCCTGCCTTCAACATGCGTCAGCTATTGGAAGCTGGCGTTCACTTCGGCCACCAGGCACACCGCTGGAACCCCAAGATGGCGCCGTTCATCTATGGGTCGCGCAACAAAATCCACATTCTCGATCTGACGCAGACGGTGCCGCTGTTGCATCAGGCGCTGCTCAAGGTCTCCGACACGGTCGCAGGCGGCGGTCGCGTTCTTTTCGTCGCGACGAAGCGCCAGGCTTCTGAGGGCATCGCCGACGCCGCAAAGCGCAGCGCCCAGTACTTCATCAATCACCGTTGGCTCGGCGGCACGCTGACCAACTGGAAGACCGTTTCGCAGTCGATCCGCCGTCTTCGCCAGCTCGACGAGATCCTGGCTGACCCGCAGGGCCGCACGAAGAAGGAAATCCTGAACCTCACGCGCGAACGCGACAAGCTCAACCAGTCGCTCGGCGGCATCAAGGACATGGGCGGCACGCCCGACCTCCTCGTTGTGATCGATACGAACAAGGAAGCGATCGCCATTCAAGAGGCGCGCAAGCTTGGTATCCCGATCGTCGCGATCGTCGATACCAACTGCGATCCGGACGGCGTTGACTATCCGGTTCCGGGCAACGACGACGCGGGCCGCGCGATCACCCTTTATTGCGATCTGATGGCTCGCGCTGCTCTCGATGGTCTCGAGCGTTCGCAGGGCTCGTCTGGCGTCGACATCGGTGCATCCGAGACGCCGCCGGCAGAAGAGCTGCCGAAGGTCGTCTTCAAGGGCATCGAAGCGCCACGCGGCGAAGCTGATGACCTCAAGCGGATCACGGGCATCAACCCGAAGGTCGAGCAGCGCCTTAACGACGCCGGCGTCTACCACTTCTGGCAGATCGCCGACCTCACGCCCGACTATGTTGAGTCGCTCGACCGTCAGCTGAAGCTGAGGGGGCAGATCGCCAAGGAAGACTGGGTCGCCCAGGCCAAGAAGCTCGTTGAAGCAGCCACCGTCTAA
- the frr gene encoding ribosome recycling factor — MALVVHDIKEIETRMRASIDALKREFSGLRTGRASANLLDPVQVMVYGSRMPLNQVATVSVPEPRMISVQVWDRSNVMAVDKAIREANLGLNPIMDGQILRLPIPSLTADRRQELVKLAHKYAEQAKVSIRNVRREAMDVLKKLEKDGKMSQDDHRGNSDKVQELTDRLIKEIDATLVTKEAEIQKV, encoded by the coding sequence ATGGCATTGGTAGTTCACGACATCAAAGAAATCGAAACGCGCATGCGCGCCTCGATCGACGCATTGAAGCGCGAATTTTCAGGGCTTCGGACAGGACGCGCCAGCGCCAACCTGCTCGACCCTGTCCAGGTGATGGTCTACGGCTCGAGGATGCCGCTCAATCAGGTCGCGACGGTCTCCGTGCCCGAGCCGCGAATGATTAGCGTTCAGGTCTGGGACCGCAGCAACGTCATGGCCGTCGATAAGGCGATCCGTGAAGCCAATCTCGGTCTCAATCCGATTATGGACGGCCAGATTCTTCGCCTTCCGATCCCGTCGCTGACGGCCGATCGCCGCCAGGAATTGGTCAAGCTTGCGCACAAGTATGCCGAGCAGGCCAAGGTCTCGATCCGCAACGTCCGGCGCGAGGCAATGGACGTTCTGAAGAAACTTGAGAAAGACGGCAAAATGAGCCAGGACGACCATCGGGGTAATTCCGATAAGGTCCAGGAGCTGACGGATCGCCTCATCAAGGAGATCGACGCTACTCTCGTCACAAAAGAAGCCGAAATTCAGAAGGTTTGA